One window of the Cryptomeria japonica chromosome 7, Sugi_1.0, whole genome shotgun sequence genome contains the following:
- the LOC131063457 gene encoding uncharacterized protein LOC131063457, with protein sequence MEGKAAMMSALGVGIGVGLGLGLNRWGGGGGSGSAGNIDVGLNYSDCVEQELLKQVVDGKDSNVTFNQFPYFLSEQTRVLLISAAYVHLKQGDISKYTRNLTPASRTILLSGSAEPYLQMLAKALAHYFEAKLLLLDITDFSLKVQSRYGGGPDPIAISPSSSALERVTGLLGNLSILPSRESSKPSQSGSLWRQNSNVESKNSGLESIDSFHKLRRNSASAADLSKLAACQNPGPLRRTNSWTFNEKVLVQSLYKVIKKVSRTSPVVLYLRDVERLIFRTPRMYNLFCKMFEKLSGAVLVLASRMVDQSDTQDCRKIDEKLSLLFPYNIDIKPPEDNASLVNWKSQLEGDLKLIQFQDNRNHISEVLAENDLECDDLGSICFSDSVLLSSYIEEIVVSAISYHLMNTKNPEYRNGKLIISSKSLEHGLSVFKSGKAESKDARQVPNGDSSEEPQESASLKAEPNSEAAPVTMRKTEAEKIDSASVGDAPNKEGATKKEDNALKKEAEALKNEANAPKKETGTPDKSNAAPTPHKLEVAPDNEFEKRIRPEVIPAGEICVSFSDIGALDNVKEALQELVMLPLKRPDLFKGGLLKPCKGILLFGPPGTGKTMLAKALATEAGANFINVSMSTITSKWFGEDEKNVRALFSLAAKISPTVIFVDEVDSMLGQRTRAGEHEAMRKIKNEFMSHWDGLLSKNGEHVLVLAATNRPFDLDEAIIRRFERRIMVGLPNAENREKILRTILAKENIEEGFDFKHLATITEGFTGSDLKILCTTAAFRPVRELLQKEQEREKAKKKAVENRSESLNKADDASEPNDTEKKEEEKEEARKTVVIRPLSMEDMRAAKEQVSASFASEGAGMSELLQWNDLYGEGGSRKRQPLSYFM encoded by the exons aTGGAGGGAAAAGCAGCAATGATGTCTGCACTGGGTGTGGGTATTGGAGTGGGCTTGGGACTTGGGTTAAACAGGTGGGGTGGTGGAGGTGGTAGTGGTAGTGCTGGTAATATTGATGTGGGTCTGAACTATTCAGATTGTGTCGAACAAGAATTGCTCAAGCAGGTGGTGGATGGCAAAGATAGCAATGTTACCTTCAATCAGTTTCCTTACTTTCTCAG TGAACAAACAAGGGTACTATTGATTAGTGCTGCGTATGTTCATTTGAAGCAAGGAGATATTTCAAAATATACTAGAAATCTGACTCCAGCAAGTCGTACGATTTTATTATCAGGCTCTGCAG AGCCTTATCTCCAAATGCTTGCAAAAGCATTAGCGCACTATTTTGAGGCTAAATTGTtgttgttagatataacagactTTTCCCTAAAG GTGCAAAGCAGATATGGGGGAGGCCCTGATCCT ATTGCAATAAGTCCGTCCTCATCAGCACTTGAGCGTGTAACTGGATTATTAGGAAATCTCTCTATTCTACCTTCCCGAGAAAGCTCAAAGCCTAGTCAATCAG GTTCGCTTTGGAGACAGAATAGCAATGTTGAATCAAAGAATAG CGGTCTTGAAAGTATTGACAGCTTTCATAAGCTCAGACGCAATTCTGCATCAGCAGCTGATTTATCAAAGCTTGCTGCTTGTCAAAATCCAG GTCCTCTTAGGCGCACAAACAGTTGGACTTTTAATGAAAAAGTACTTGTGCAATCCCTCTACAAG GTTATAAAGAAAGTTTCCAGGACAAGCCCTGTAGTTCTGTATTTGAGGGATGTTGAGAGGCTTATATTCAGAACACCAAGAATGTATAACTTATTTTGCAAAATGTTTGAGAAGCTTTCGGGAGCAGTGTTGGTTTTAGCTTCTAGAATGGTGGACCAATCAGACACTCAAGACTGTAGAAAAATAGATGAAAAGCTTTCATTACTCTTTCCCTATAACATTGATATAAAACCCCCTGAGGACAATGCTAGCCTCGTCAACTGGAAGAGTCAGCTTGAAGGGGACTTGAAACTCATTCAATTCCAGGACAACAGGAATCATATATCAGAA GTTCTCGCAGAAAATGATCTCGAATGCGATGATTTGGGATCAATTTGTTTTTCTGATTCAGTGCTTCTAAGTTCTT ATATTGAAGAAATCGTGGTATCTGCCATTTCTTATCATCTAATGAACACTAAAAATCCAGAGTACAGAAATGGAAAGCTTATTATTTCTTCAAAAAG TTTGGAGCATGGGTTGAGTGTATTCAAGTCAGGAAAGGCTGAGAGCAAAGATGCACGACAAGTGCCCAATGGTGATTCTTCAGAG GAACCTCAGGAGTCTGCTTCCTTGAAGGCTGAGCCAAACAGTGAAGCAGCTCCAGTAACAATGCGTAAGACAGAAGCTGAGAAAATTGATTCTGCTTCTGTGGGAGATGCTCCCAACAAAGAAGGTGCCACTAAGAAAGAAGACAATGCCCTTAAGAAAGAAGCTGAAGCTCTCAAGAACGAAGCTAATGCCCCAAAGAAAGAAACTGGCACTCCTGATAAATCAAATGCAGCTCCTACTCCCCATAAACTG GAAGTAGCTCCAGACAATGAATTTGAGAAACGAATCAGGCCAGAGGTCATTCCAGCTGGGGAAATTTGTGTGTCCTTTTCAGACATTGGAGCCTTGGACAATGTCAAAGAAGCTCTTCAAGAGCTTGTCATGTTGCCTCTCAAACGCCCAGACCTTTTTAAAGGGGGGCTTCTGAAG CCCTGCAAGGGCATTTTGTTGTTTGGACCCCCTGGGACTGGCAAGACAATGCTTGCAAAGGCCCTTGCTACGGAGGCAGGTGCCAACTTTATTAATGTTTCAATGTCCACCATTACATCCAAG TGGtttggagaagatgagaagaacgtAAGGGCATTATTCAGTTTGGCTGCCAAAATTTCTCCTACTGTTATATTCGTTGATGAG GTGGACAGTATGCTGGGACAGAGGACTAGGGCTGGAGAGCATGAAGCCATGAGAAAAATAAAGAATGAGTTTATGTCCCACTGGGATGGATTGCTGTCTAAAAATGGAGAGCATGTTCTTGTTTTGGCTGCAACAAACAGACCATTTGATCTTGATGAAGCAATTATCAGACGATTTGAGAGAAG GATCATGGTAGGTCTACCTAATGCTGAGAATCGAGAGAAAATTCTCAGGACAATCCTTGCAAAAGAGAATATTGAAGAAGGCTTTGATTTCAAGCATCTTGCAACCATAACTGAAGGGTTTACTGGTAGTGACTTGAAG ATTCTATGCACAACAGCAGCTTTTCGGCCTGTTAGGGAGCTACTGCagaaagaacaagaaagagagaag GCCAAGAAAAAAGCTGTCGAAAACAGATCAGAGTCCCTTAATAAGGCTGATGATGCATCAGAACCTAATGACacagagaaaaaggaagaagaaaaagaagaggctAGGAAAACTGTTGTCATCAGGCCTCTGTCTATGGAAGACATGAGAGCAGCTAAGGAACAG GTGTCTGCAAGCTTTGCATCAGAAGGTGCTGGAATGAGTGAATTGCTGCAATGGAATGACTTGTATGGGGAGGGTGGCTCCAGAAAAAGGCAACCTCTATCCTACTTTATGTAG